The following are from one region of the Zonotrichia leucophrys gambelii isolate GWCS_2022_RI chromosome 1A, RI_Zleu_2.0, whole genome shotgun sequence genome:
- the CHADL gene encoding chondroadherin-like protein — MLFGDACEPRLSPGLTSVSPQPQVPSNMGPSWGLLLLAAALGATAAARCPAPCVCDNLRAHVLCLNGSLTAIPDTIPELTRKLDLRGNSFMVIPAGAFLATPYLTHLDLRHCKVERLEEGAFRGLGRLVYLNLASNGIALLYQESLDGLFSLQQLILEGNRIEEIQPGAFGHLASLTVLDLRANALVYLPDMIFQGLQVLRWLRLSHNALHVLGTEAFAALPALRRLSLDHNELQALPGEALARLDGATRLDLGHNPITYVAEEALAMASLRHLFLDHASLQDVAPDAFARSPQLRILDLRENQLQGLPPLAGAGGLVRVSLDGNPLLCSCLLRPFHKWLARARVQAEGACAAPPALRGRSLDSLKSPEMRCSRLRPPPSPTAPPEQLSSAGSRQCPRGCVCSPDFHHGSCENRDLREIPRPFPEDTRLLDLRRNRFRTVPPDAFPGLKELVSLHLQRCSIRELQPGALRGLESLVYLYLTDNHLSTLEAAAFEGAPQLAYLDLDHNAFTRVPAGTFRLLPNLISLHLQHNAIGELVEGDLAGARGLRWLYLAGNAIRHIAPAALAPTKMLEKLQLEGNHLSEVPTAALRGLPALSELKLSRNPIKHMGDGVFLPVASSLQHLYLDNMGLEQISPHAFTGLGPKIRSLYLESNKMSNIPDMNNFTGLEILNLQDVPFHCDCQLLPLHRWINKLNLCVGATCGSPAEAQGLKVKLSTTFQTCPGWGQGEAGETNPNKTKAASKPSKKKRLGKSPARGFSKSRA; from the exons ATGCTCTTTGGGGATGCATGTGAGCCTCGCCTCTCCCCTGGCCTTACATCTGTCtctccccagccacaggtgCCCTCCAATATGGGGCCATCCTGGGGACTCCTCCTGCTTGCAGCAGCCTTGGGGGCGACGGCTGCCGCCCGCTGCCCTGCACCCTGTGTCTGCGATAACCTCCGTGCCCATGTCCTGTGTCTCAATGGGAGCCTGACTGCCATCCCTGACACCATCCCAGAg CTCACCAGAAAACTAGACCTTCGGGGCAACAGTTTCATGGTCATCCCAGCGGGAGCCTTCCTTGCTACCCCCTACCTGACACACTTAGACCTACGGCATTGCAAGGTGGAGAGGCTGGAGGAAGGGGCTTTCCGGGGTCTGGGGAGGCTTGTCTACCTCAACCTGGCCTCCAATGGCATAGCCCTCCTCTATCAGGAGTCCCTGGATGGGCTcttctccctccagcagctcattCTGGAGGGGAATCGCATTGAAGAGATACAGCCAGGTGCTTTTGGTCATCTGGCATCCCTCACTGTCCTTGACCTGAGGGCAAATGCTTTGGTGTACCTCCCAGACATGATCTTCCAGGGTCTGCAGGTTCTTAGATGGCTCCGGCTGTCTCACAATGCCCTCCatgtgctgggcactgaggcctttgctgctctgcctgccctgcgcAGGCTGAGCCTGGACCACAAcgagctgcaggcactgcctggtGAGGCTCttgccaggttggatggggctaCCCGGCTAGACCTGGGCCACAACCCCATCACCTACGTGGCCGAGGAAGCCCTGGCCATGGCCTCGCTGAGGCACCTCTTCCTGGACCACGCCTCCCTCCAGGATGTGGCACCCGATGCCTTTGCCCGCAGTCCCCAGCTCCGTATTCTGGACCTCCGGGAAAaccagctgcaggggctgccacccctggctggggcaggggggctgGTAAGGGTCAGCCTGGATGGGAACCCtcttctctgctcctgcctcctgcgCCCCTTCCACAAGTGGCTGGCAAGGGCACGAGTGCAGGCAGAGGGTGCCTGTGCTGCACCCCCTGCTCTCCGTGGCCGGTCCCTCGACTCCCTGAAGTCCCCTGAGATGAGATGCAGTCGCCTccggccaccccccagccccaccgcACCACCAGAGCAGCTGAGTTCAGCCGGCAGCAGGCAGTGTCCCCGGGGATGTGTCTGCTCCCCTGATTTCCACCACGGGTCGTGTGAGAACAGGGACCTGCGGGAGATCCCTCGGCCCTTCCCCGAGGACACGCGCCTTCTCGACCTGCGCCGAAACCGCTTCAGGACAGTGCCACCGGATGCCTTCCCTGGCCTGAAGGAGCTGGTGTCACTCCACCTGCAGAGGTGCAGcatcagggagctgcagcccggGGCACTCCGGGGGCTGGAGAGCCTGGTCTACCTGTACCTCACCGACAACCACCTCTCCACCCTGGAGGCTGCTGCCTTTGAGGGGGCCCCGCAGCTGGCCTACCTCGACCTGGACCACAACGCCTTCACCCGCGTGCCTGCGGGCACCTTCCGGCTCTTGCCCAACCTCATCTCCCTCCATCTGCAGCACAACGCCATCGGGGAGCTGGTGGAGGGTGATCTGGCCGGAGCCAGGGGGCTCCGCTGGCTCTACCTAGCTGGGAATGCCATCAGGCACATTGCCCCGGCTGCCCTGGCTCCCACCAAgatgctggaaaagctgcagctggagggaaaCCACTTGTCAgaggtgcccacagcagccctgcgGGGCCTGCCTGCCCTGAGTGAGTTGAAGCTGTCCCGAAACCCCATCAAGCACATGGGGGATGGTGTCTTCCTGCCAGTGgcctccagcctgcagcacctctACCTGGACAACAtgggcctggagcag ATTTCCCCCCATGCCTTCACTGGCCTCGGTCCCAAGATCAGAAGCCTCTACCTGGAGAGCAACAAAATGAGTAACATACCTGACATGAACAACTTCACGGGGCTGGAGATCCTCAACCTGCAGGATGTGCCGTTCCACTGTGACTGCCAGCTCCTTCCGCTGCACAG GTGGATCAACAAACTCAACCTCTGTGTAGGGGCCACCTGTGGTTCCCCTGCAGAAGCCCAGGGGCTGAAGGTGAAGCTTTCCACCACTTTCCAAACTTGTcctggctggggacaaggtgaggCTGGGGAAACCAATCCTAACAAGACTAAAGCTGCAAGCAAGCCCAGCAAGAAAAAGAGGTTGGGaaaatctccagccagaggcTTCAGTAAGAGCAGAGCTTAG